The following nucleotide sequence is from Aedes aegypti strain LVP_AGWG chromosome 3, AaegL5.0 Primary Assembly, whole genome shotgun sequence.
CACCCCAGCTGTCTGAATGATCGACTtatagcgtccagagtagatttacctttcctgaatccaaactggttgttggacaggccgtccgcaccttccgtatacggtactagcctgttgagtaTCAAGCTCTCCAACAACTTGCCCGTCGCATCTtatagacagataggtctatacgccgatgGGTCACCTGGTTTTTTCCTCGCCTTTGGTAGCAGCACCAATCTTTGTTGCTTCCATAAATCCGGAAAGATTCCTTGttctatgcagcgttgcatcgtggttctgaacatgtccggatccacATTGATTGCCATTTGTATAGGAACATCACCTTATCGATCACCTTAGGCTGAGCCGACTTCTCTTGGGGTGCCATGGCGCTtctggtcttagccattactgCTCTTTTGGAGTCACCCCACGGACTTGAGTTGGCACTCTGAATTGATTCGTACCACCAGTAGACAGGCGATCTGTTCTTTCTGGGAGGGGTTTTTCCCGGCATGGAAGCATTACATGCTAGTGATATCACAGCAGCTAACTCTTCATCGTCTAGGTCCAGAGTTTTCTGTTCACGCATCAGGGTTTCAGTAAATAcctcgccgtcgaagcgcgttGTTTTCCAACCACAGTCTGGGTTTGAGTTATATTGCACTGCTCTCTGCCTTCCAAATATTATACTATAGCAAATAGCTTGTTGAACgttatgagtataaccgtcattgACGTTCCAGTTCATGGTtacagtaaaacctccatgaATTATTGGAGGGACCACTGACTCATTTAAATATCTAGTCATAGAACTGAATTTCGTTGAAAATGTTATTCCAATGGACCATTGCCGAATCAGAATTTTCGGATGTCTGacgcaatttttaaaaattttacaaaaactaTATTCAGATACCTAATTTTGCACTACAACTGCTAGCACGCACATTTATTACCTGAACCTGCTGATTCTGCATTTCTGTCCGATGACTGCCGACTGGCGTGCAACATTCCCAACATTCATCGACCACAAGTGTAACGCGTTATAACGTATTATGATAAAAATACGAGAAAGGCACTGTCACCGCTAATTAGAATAATGAatgttttttaaaattttatatataATTCTTTTCAACAGATCATAACAATGtcctattccaaaatttcattaatatttgaaaaccATTTCAATAACCATGATGTCCGTGGTGATTGTTGTAACCGAGATGATGAGCTCCGCCATAGTTGTATCCGTGAGCGGCCAAAACTGGGGCAGCTACCACATTATCGGCATACGCGTGGTGATGATGCACTGGAACATGGGCTACGGTGACATGCTTGGCGATCAGTGGAGCTCCATGTCGGGAATATCCGTAGTGGTCATTGGCCAGGTATTGAGCGTAGCCATCTTCATAGGAGTGAGCTGGGGCGAAATTGTGTCCGTACACGTGGTGATTGTTGTGTGAGTGGATATATCCGTGGTGGAGATTAGAGTGGGCGTTTCCGTGGGCCACAGGAAGAGAATGGGTACGGGTAACCGTGCTGTAACTCACTGCTGCAGCCGGGGCGTAGTTGGCAGCTATTGGAGCAGCATGAGAGTCGACATGTCCAGCGCTGGCATAGGCCAAAGATGCGAGCAGAAGGATGAACTAGAATAGTATTTCATAAAGAATTAAGTTTCAAATTGAATACTGAACATCTATAGATGTCTTCTTACCTTGAACATGTTGCTTGATGCCTCTATGGTTGTCACTCGAAAAACGTTGATTTGAACAATGATACTGAAACGAACTTTTGACTCAATATTTATAGGTCAAAATGAAGAGACCGTTTACTCACCTAACACCATAAATTAATTGAATCACAAATATGAGCTACGTAGAGCGTTTTCCTCACCGTTTGCGGGTGTGACCTCCTAGGTTTCGGTTCACTAATTCTGCCTCACATACTGACTACCAGTAGTCATCATCGACAACCACAACACATAGCGCTGATGGAATTTTCGGAAAAGTGATTTCCTTTTCGAGCTTCACTTGGTGTGGTGACCAATCATTTCCTCAATAATGTCGGTGCTGCTTTTCCATGCATAACTGTTCtatgtttgaaaattgcttGGGACATAGGAGAGTTGTGAGTCATATTACATTCGTAGTATTTAGTTGCTCTACGCATAGCTGTCTTTTGTAACATAGAGATTATATAGAGTATGTTACAGTTATATTGAATAATCATCATTAAATGATATTGATTTgggttgccccgaacgtttagggtcgccaggtcctaaCGTACAGACAACGTATCcgtggtcttccacgaagtGGCCGACCTCCACCTAGTTCCCTTCTGAATATTATTTATGCAATTTTTCCTTCCGCTATTCGCACTAAGTTAACagtccactgaagtctgccataTTTTACACGCTAAACTATATTCACATCTTTATACGCTTGATATAGTtcgtggggcccagatagccgtgacggtaaacgcgcagctattcagcatgatcatgctgagggtcgtgggttcgaatcccgctggtcgaggatcttttcgttaaggaaatttgctcgattcccagggcatagagtatcttcgtgcctgccacgcgatatacatatgcaaaaatggtcatttggctaaaaaagctctcagttaatatctgtggaagtgctcataaaaacactgagcggagaagccggctctgtcctagttaggacgtaacgccaggaagaagaagaagatagttcGTGATTCATGCATCTGCGCTACACATCCTTTTCTAGTTTCCCACTGAGTATTATAAGCAACATTTTACGCTAaaacagtgcttcccaaactttttcaactttcgccccctgatatgtgaatttaatgttttaatttaattaatttaatttgtacattttaaaatatttccttAAACATAGATAATCTCCAATAATTTGGAATAATTTACTAGACTGCAATTTATAATAGCaattttcacaatattttgcgtgcattacaggctactgaatCAGTTTTCGGTACAAGCTCGGCCCAGTTTAAACAATTTAAATGTAATATATACAAATGCGCCAACTTGTGGCGTAGTTGGGAGATGATTCGTTAATTGTGATTTCACACTGATTTATCcgctatttcaaaatttactgcaaaaatgtttgatatTTCTGGGTacgtttttttaaataatcaaaacatactgaaaaatatatggaaatCCAGAACAAATACCAATGATGGTATTTGTTGTAACACCAAGAAAAACTCAgtccctattcgcagccgcaacacgtatTTTAACTTTTCGGGAAACgtcattgtcacatgtcacaagtggtCCAAGTAGACATACTCTTCAACAACTTTAAACATATCTCCTTTAAATGGCACAAATGCATCCTCCACGGACATACGAACGAATCCAATAAGGTCGATATCGTCCACAAAGTCAAACAGCATTTTATGATAATGCCGTTTCTCtacacgccagatctcctaatagaaTCGAATGCAATGTGAACTCGAAAAttcgtctccctgcttcaacccgtctaacgtcacaaacgaACCTCGACTGCAATCCGAATACTTGATTTTGAATTATCCATCGTAGCACTTATCAGCTTTATTAgcttcgccagaaaaccatgttaaaacattatctgccacagctcatttcttttcactgaatcgtacgccgccttgcaatcaataaacagatggtgagtctgcaagttaagctcccggaatttatctgaGATCATTCGCGAGGTAAATATTTAGTCCATTGTAGAAGGACTCCTTCATCGGTCTTAGTCTGACATCGaatttcgtcatcccctcgttgtGCCCAATCCAAAAATACTCGCATGGGTTTTTAACGATTTTATTAAACTGAAGgaagccatcttggatttcaaaatggcgtcggacatcgatttccgtcatccccttgTCGCGCCAGttctgaaaatacccatattgcatagactttcaacgattttccgcaatgggaggtcgccatcttgcaTTTCAGAATGGCGTCGGGTATCGGTTTTCATCATCTTCTCGTcttgcccgttccgaaaatatggcatgggttttcaacgattttcccaaaccggggGTGgttatcttggatttcaaaatggcatcggacatcgattttagTCATTCTCTTGTCGTACTCGTTAAGAAAATACCCACATTGTGTGGGTTTTAAcactctaatacccaaatttttattttcgatctaaatatcatttttagttatctaaaatcgttctaaacacgttttgggcaatgatttatttttatttgcaaatctatgaattttggtttttgatttttataatttttatttttgaacatccccatccctcttcattttttcttgaagcctcttctagttactgatttttggcaataataaaaattcaagttttggaaatattaattttttaatatttttctgggaatatttttattttccgtgtaaataacggaaaacaggtttgaaattattttaatacccctAAGctgttcttctgtgataggttgatagtagaaaaatataaaaggtacgatttgttatattacacgttaaatgaagcccaggcatttgtatgttatataagaatacaattttcaaacaattttcaaaaatacaaaaaactttcaaaagtcataaaaaacttttcttatatgcgtagtatgagtcaaggtttaagccaaaaaaatacacaaaattccaaagtacaccccgtctaaaggcggggttgggtattagagggttaaacgaTTTGCCCCAACTGGAGGTCGAAAAATATTGTGTTCATCATTTTGGTATCTAGTATGCctctatgaaaaaaatacttctagCGATTctgaaaatcgatatttttagaattaaaCTGAAAGTCAACAAATTAAGTTTGATTCTAAAAAAttagaataccgttttgattcatattacggacacttaaggcttcagtgaagtacaactaatcactacacatataaattgaatccTTCTGTACAAAACTTTAACGTAATCAGGCCTTTCAAACACTTAAATTACGAATGATGGGCAAAGATTCGGATTTTAACATCTTTAACTCACTTTAATCGATAGAAATgttcggcctcttcatgatttataatccggacacaaccacactttcgcttcatattccggacactttgtttcgaattccggacagcttttCAAAAACACAATCAGAATAATCGAATCATTAATTACACGCGCCAAGCcgttagaaagacgtcaaaactagttgaacattgtagattttcatggattgatatgtaaaatgtttataaaaatcatcattcaaattgggaactttttgacggcgcattttgaaacatttcgagtgaaatctttcccatacaaagtagagtgtccggaatttgaggCTGTCCGggtttcgaatcaaaacggtatgtaaaGAAGACAATCAACATTACGTCATTTTGAGAATACCAGAACGTCCCTATCGTATTCTCTCCTCAACCTTGACCGAATCCGCATCGAGCTCAGATGGTTGACTTTGTTGATTTATTGATTTCGGTGCATAAAAACGGCTGAAACCGATTCAAAGTGTTAAATTATCATTAAATAGAGCAAGATGTTGTGTATgaacattagagtggttcaaaaaatcgtttttgctccacaccgctaattcgattctagatcaaattctgagtgtcctcccaaaatttgagctcatttggatgaaaattgggactgcacaagccctttgaagtttatatgggaattactatgagaaatgcaaccaattcattcaattggtcatagtgtttgcccatgtgttcTTGGGGATTAGATCTACATTGATACtatgagatacattcatcagctacaactttgccgaagaccgttttcaaatcggtcgcctcagtaattagttattgatttatatccagtcacaaattcttcagcagtgctcatttaacttctgaacaggcaacattgctgcacctggcgcgaaagatagcacgcacaaatcatggctactatgttttactgcatatatccagtgatgcctgcagaacagcccaataattatagccaaagttttacaactcattcaaaaataaataactaattaccggggcgtccgatttaaaaacggtctttggcaaagttggagctgattattgtatctcacagtataaACATAGTTATATTCcctaagagcacatgggcaaacactatgaacaattgaatgaattgcttgcttttcccatagtaattcccatataaactttaaaggacttgtgcagtctcagttttcatccaaatgagctcaaattttgagaggacactcagaatttgatctagaatcgaatgagcggtgtggagcaaaaacgattttttaaaccACTCTAATGAACATATTTGAGCAGTTCTATGACACTTGCTAGTGTAAAAATCTTATTTTGAGATCTGTGTTTGTTACGGATTCGTGAAAAGCCACcaatttttataataattctCTGTTGAAGTGGCAAGCAAGCGACCATAGTGTTATGAATGATAATATACTACCAATGGAGTGAATTTAAGCATTTCCTACCCGGTAAGTACCATGAATATTATTAATATCATTAAAATGTAAACTAGATCATTTTACCCCATGAGTGCATTTTGGATCATTTGGCCCTATTCGTGCCCGCACCttccacacagaaaaaaaatccatgttaaTTTCAGAGTAAAATCATGAACATGAGGAGAATGCCAGATATGTCacaaatttacacgtcacatcctgtaaaattacaataacatcatgtgagtttccgctatacatcgtgtaatagcatggactctaacggattacgcgacaattttcatatatttacaTGATGTATacgtaattttacacgatgtgtcatgtaaatttgcgataaGTCAAGCATTCTTTTTATGTGCaagattttacgctgaaatttacatggatgtTTCTTTCTGTGCAGGAAAGGAGTATTGTAAATCCTAGTCAGTCAGATCACAGTAATCCGTGTCGCCATATAAAAGTgactatcaaaaataaaattgtcaGTCCATCGTTAGACGTTAACCGAGTCTTTTATTAACTCTGAAATAATATCAGTAAGTGCTTCTGCTAAAACTTATTTGCCGCCAAATTTGTCGataatgaattttatttttaagtagCTGTGTAGAGCCTATTGAAATCTATACCTAAACCTCGTCTTGCTTGTCTTACATAGACAACGATGAAACGCCTAAGACTTCACTTAGATCTGTTAAAGTCTTCTTATATCTCAACTGTCTGATGTATGTTATAttgggtgtcccagaaagtatgggcacgactttggtTCTGAAAATCATAGTACTTTTGCAAaccatcaaatatttttatatttttgtattttcctATGGGCTATTTCAACCAGCATCTgttatatatttgttttatttaataatcgtttacattgaaaatcaaaatcaattcttatctggtCAGCACAGACCCTCCATTTtgtatttgttgaaaaataaataataaaatatgattttatcaaaatcttttgCCGTGGTGTGTTCAAGTACATGGTATAAAGGATATTTACATACATTTTGTTTGACattttatttggctttgttagagaacacttgaaaaaattgtaaaattcgaaaaatctcgAATTTTTCTCTACACATAAGACAACATCACGAAGTTATAACTCTTCGAGTATTTTAAATTGTTATAAAAATAATACGTTTCAGATTTACGAAAGGTGTATCCCTATTCTCTTGGATAGGCAACTTTAATGTGCGATTTGTTCAtgtttttacgtaaatataaacatttgttttttgacccttttcaaatcgaccacggCGGGAATCGAATTTTCAGTTccaattcaaattttacatgcttaaatttaaaatttcagttTGGATTAGTGATAGTCCGATCAATTTCCATATTGtcgctgataaatatatttttaaatttttactatacgcactttctgacatagaacaaattttgtaaaacaaagtcgctcaaaaataacgcgaattgtgcaagactgataagagatgcttcaaagaaatgttaagTAATTAACACATTATTAAtacaatttttcattaaaaaatagcaATGTTGGGTACAGTTAtcaaatgtgttaaaatcagatttttatcttaaCTAGTCTGGAAATGGCAGTATGATGCAGTCGTGCTCATActttatttgtatttgtatttgtatttgtatttatcACATTCAACTGACCGACAATTGGTCTCATTGAACTACTTATAGCTATGTTACAATTATCAGAACAATCAAAATAGCATACTTTTTCACAACGCATACAATTTAAACTTACAAACAACAGAAACGACACTAATTTTAAACTACACGTAAAACAATAACCAGGTAATATAGGCAGGTTCAAATATAAATATCATTCAACTTGAAAATTGCTTTCTTTAACGAGGCTTCCATGTATCGTTCATGCGGTGTTTGAATTCAcggtattttatttcttttggcCAAGTAGATGCCTGCAATGCCAACAGCTTCATGTCcgatttcaaaacaactttgaaaGATACGTATTCCATTTGGTTGACGTTTTTCCATTTCGGCACAAGCTTGACTACGTcattacaactggacaatggcACACGAAGCGAACGAGAAACCAATAGACTGATATCGCTTTCGGTAGCACTGTTGTCAATATTAGTCAAGTATAACGAAAACTCTCCACTCTCATTCCCGTTCTCAGTTTGCGATGAGCAGCAAGCAATCTCTTTGGAATCATCATAGGTCGCTTTAGGTGAAGAAACAGGCGTTGAGTGTCGATGTCGGGCAACTGGATCTGACTTTCGAACATCAGCAaacgttttcaaaatttctgctACTGCGGACTTTAGTTGAAGTATTTCACCTTCCACATCCATGAATTTGTGTTGATCGGTGCTAGTAGAAATATCGGCAGTCGTACGTTCTCTTGTTCTGCAGAATAACGTCATACACGGATCGCAGAGCCAAATAATGTTCTTTGAAAAGGCACACAGGTCTGCTTCAGATACACCAACACAGTTTGCGTGAAAGTATTTTGCGCATCTTGCTTCACATACTGTGTATAGTTCGGTATCCAAGCTGATGATTGAACAACATTTCTCACAGTTCTTTTCCATTATCAATCCACAAGAATGGCTGTCACACGGTATCGATATTGATTTTCTTCTCGTAGAGATTTCGAGTCTAACCGGAGCTTAAATGATTATCTCGTATAGTGTTGATCACAACATGCAATAATTTTCAACCGGATTGAGGTTTAGCAGTATTAGGTTCGTAATAACACAGAAATTAACGATACAACACGGAGCAAGAACGAACGGGCCGGCAATAACTTATATTACTTATGggacactagagtgatgcaaattttgaaatgttggctctcctatgcttaaacgatttatattatggtaaataacatcctcccaaagtttgaaatgattcggaagaaatttgactgtgcacaagccatttgaagttaatatggagattactatggaaaacgccaactttttgtgttcacgcctctatctcttcgacatactattttatggaaaagtgaacaacctctgctcatgtgaaatcttttcagctacaactttgctgaagacctcATTTTGATAGGACTTAAGCTAAAATTGCTATTCCTAATCATAAActaggtttgcattttgcatgcttaaccaactgctcggcaggcaacagtggtgctcctggcgggtagaatagatcaaagtaatccaggctactatgttctacagcaaaacagcagtgttgctctggaagtaattgaatgatcatctcagcatgatttacactttgttatcaataataacaaattatccttaagtcccaccaaaatgtggtcttcggcaaagttgtagctgggaagatttcacatgagtaaagtttgttcacttttccataaattattattacgagcggatagaggactgaacacaaaaggttggtattttccatagtaatttccatagaaacttcaaatggcctgtgcacaaccaaatttcttccaaatcacttcaaattttgggagaatgatttttatcataattgacaccgtttaagcataggggagcaaaaacttcaaaatttgcatcagtctaatgggaCACCCTATAAGAATGCGGTCTGCCACCACAAGTTAATATCATTATGTCGATAATGATAAACAAGTAGAGAATAATGAGTTGATTAGAACACGAAATAAGGCAAATTTTCCTCTTATAGAATTATCTGACTACCGTGGCTAGCATATTTCTCTCAGGCTTGCTtgaacttcccgttctagtgGAACAACTACGCCATTGGTAATCAAGTGTGTAGCTCGCTCATAACGAAACGAATTGAGTACACTAACTTCATCATTTGACATCACTAGCTTTGCTAAATGCATTAAGTTTAAACCAAGGCTCCCAGGAAACCTATTTGGCAACTAAGCCAAATTTCGATTCGATTATGAGTAATTTGGCACTAGCATTTGCACTAGCAGAACAAATAATCtgattaagaatattttcgaCAGTTAAGGACTTTGCACAAATATTCTCAAGATCAAAAGCTCTTGTGTACGATTGTATTGTGCGAAATAATtaccaattgatcttaaaccatcTTAAACCAAACCAGCAAAATTTAACTAGATGAAATTCATTTTTGTTTCGCATTTTTGGGTTCATAATTACAATTCGTGTGGGAAATAAAACATAACCAAAATCTCCATGCTTATAGAAAATCATAAGATTTCACCAGAGCTCAGCAAAGCCGTTAACACAAGTTCCACAAATTGAATCTTTATTGATTGACCATACTGATATAACACATGTTGGGCCACCTGACGTTCTTGGATGCCACCTAATTAATCGACGAACGTTCATTCTAAGAATGGAGGTAATAATTCAAATGTATATCCATCAAATCCTTACATATCTAGCTCcattaatcaattttctaaatgtCACCAGATGTTCAGCCTGATTCTATTCCGCATACAAAGTACCTTTTGCCTTAAAACGCGCTCAAACGCCCCCTTGATTGGGCATTTCTCACAGGATTCTCCCAAGCTCCAATAACCGGTACTAATGAGCAGTCTGAGTGCACGTTGATCGCCCCTTGGGTCATAAATTTAAATCACTACAAGTCCAACCCACCCCACCAGTTGCAAACCTATAACCGATTAGGTATTTTAGATCTTCCGCTGCTCAGATTTGCTCGAACCGATACATCCCGGTGTAGATTTGCCAAGGTCAATCCATGAAAGCTTGACTCATTAGCACAATTTCACACAAATCAACTCGCGCTACGGCCAATTGTGGCAAATTTTATATGTGTGTGCGAAAAAGCAGCAGGGTACTACCGCAAGCAACCCCCTCTCACCCCATATGTCGCAGTTCATGTCCGACATATCCGTCGCCTGGGGGGCACCTCCTTTAAACCAGTAGATTACTGCGCTCGTAAAATTGATCACAATTTGATTAACAAGACCATGGAGACGGTCAAGATCTTCAATAGGAGCTACAAATTGGATTCAAACTTGCACTTGAGCCGATGTCCGGCTAAGCAAGCAACACCACCAGCGCACAGTGGGATGAAACTCCAAAAAGACTCTCTAATGataataaatttaaacattttgaaagaccatGTGTAAACAGTGATCGAAAGGAGTAACGTAAAAATAAATTGTGTATTGACTGAATTTTTTTTACCCcggcacgattttttttattaattggaTAGCTTGCGGActaaaatactttttttcatCTCGGGCTTCTAAAATACCTCTAAGAGGTGTTTGACTGTCTTTTTAGACTGTGCAGCGCTGTGTGATCTGGCTAATATTGATGGTGAGATGAATCCACGCGATGACGACTTGCGATGGCATTGAAGAAACCTCTATCTACTACAAGTCCTGTGCTCGAATGAGAGTAGCCAAAAGCACCCGCGTGTGGTTTGTCTCTTGCTCGAAATGAGTTCTGAATTACTTCCGTTTACAATGTGTCGTGTGATGATTTTATGTCGGTGGTTGATGAAGGGGCAAGGCATCCAGAAGGGGCAACGAAGGCGAGCTACTTCGTAAACAGTGGAAATTTACGAGACAGCGGCGCGTCGATCGGTCAAAGTTTGCGGTGAGCAAACGGGTCACTTCCGGATGTGATGTTTGAAGGCGGTTTTATTGGGTTGTAAAATGAAGACTCTAGTTAAATTGTATATTTATCTGTTGAGGAACATGCTAGCTAGATTTCAAACCACAATTGCTCTCATTTGAATGCAAAGGTTAAGTAGTTGCTTATTTGTCGTAGGCGTAAATTGTTCAGAactaattttattgaatttttcattGACGTTAACTAGGATACGAATATTAATTGTTGATTGTACAttgcaaaataatttcaattaatcGTCAATATCTTCTACATAAATAATTACATTTCATTAGCCGCAGAAGTTCAGTGTTTTTACAAGAAAACGTTCATGAAAAACgctcgtggcaatagaagattgcgtCGTTTCTGGCCTGCCTTTATTGATAATttgacacggacaccgtcttcagccatttagctgcacagactgtaacttaacacttgattgataattttattcgacatttgctcAAATGTTTCAACAATGTATGTACTCTATACTGACGAATTCCACCATAGAATTTTGATAGtatacagatgtttgggacaaagtttcatgattgagaaataattgataaaaaagtttttctaataacaactattggtcgattttcaaaattttgttttttttttgtcaaaataaataggtTCTAATGATACGATAAGAATCTTGGAATGATTCTGAATCATAatgattttatgaataatttctctagaagtacccattttcgaattatatcaagttAAATGCAGAAAATatcatttaaatattaaaataggtcattttcattaattattcgcgattctccatcaataatAATGCGTTTTCCTGAGAAAAGACCTTATTTatttccacttacttattttccttgatggagaatcgcaaaaaaaaactaataaaaatggcctattttgatatttaaataatattttttgcatttaactcgatataattcTAAAATGGCTGCTTCTAGAGAAATAatccatataatcattatggttcagaatcatttcaagattcttattgtatcatcagaatgtataaattttgacaaacatatttatttttaaatcggtcaaaagttgttcttagaaaaacttttttattaaaaatttctccatcatgaaattttATACCAAACATCTGTATACTATCATgattctatggtaaaaatttaaaaaaaatattatttttgtgtAATATcgaatttaagttttatttttgaatttttcatgaaaatatataaaatattttttcagtataattttttttttctcatagtccaaacagttcactacaacttcttcatagaacattttcctctaaaatcaacagtttcggagttagaatttttcaaataagttgcatgcaaacatttataggccattttaaaaagttattcttgagtcaaaataatcaaaattcaaaattaaaatcaaaatttgatccaaatcgaagacgatcgagcacgatttttattttttcgactcattctggatggaattcgtctactc
It contains:
- the LOC110678802 gene encoding histidine-rich glycoprotein-like — protein: MFKFILLLASLAYASAGHVDSHAAPIAANYAPAAAVSYSTVTRTHSLPVAHGNAHSNLHHGYIHSHNNHHVYGHNFAPAHSYEDGYAQYLANDHYGYSRHGAPLIAKHVTVAHVPVHHHHAYADNVVAAPVLAAHGYNYGGAHHLGYNNHHGHHGY